A section of the Dehalobacter sp. DCM genome encodes:
- a CDS encoding PucR family transcriptional regulator, whose product MLLDGLIIKYHLSKDFSCDYRIFTHDIKVDMPLFYDEKIDISGHIVVLDKSCNLQIVRRYEDVVFVCHKDQSKTFLNSGNNILIINDFVPITRVFNALLKIFAVFDSWENQINMVINQFAAVSELINCCDCILEDPLFLMNTQFRFLGYSKNLAAGGKYEDTLNAANGVIPLEGAQNLMAMPDFKKLESTKDVFQYSGEAHFLHKNIYFKEKYIGRLGIPYSSDEEKNAYYRCLLATIAEYAELLYSRCGSFIKDEYSLKLLKKTISGIIYDNDAQFNKLKELLAANDHQNDDTYYLIQFRTNFNADNTIYADYISPQLEHRWPGTCCLENNSYILMLLNISKYTRIMRKDFFQEMVVFLRDSLLIAGISRKFTDFLDLRAAYHQTNIAFELGRIKNPTYWYFKFNDVALDYLLKNGLGRFDPDQVCSQVLVVLRQYDRSYNTRYYQTLYEYMDKHYNATAAAKSLYIARSSFLKRMERIAELTGVDLDNWAEQLYIAISFQLYAMVDVAKNGGSQIGNKS is encoded by the coding sequence ATGTTATTAGACGGGCTCATCATTAAGTATCACCTATCCAAAGATTTTAGCTGTGATTACAGGATATTCACGCATGATATCAAAGTGGACATGCCTCTTTTTTATGATGAAAAGATCGACATATCCGGTCATATCGTTGTACTCGATAAATCCTGTAATCTACAAATTGTCCGGAGATATGAGGATGTTGTTTTTGTCTGTCATAAAGACCAGTCTAAAACCTTTTTGAATTCAGGCAATAATATTCTCATTATCAATGATTTCGTTCCAATCACACGCGTTTTCAATGCTCTATTAAAGATTTTTGCCGTATTTGATTCGTGGGAAAATCAGATTAACATGGTGATCAATCAATTTGCTGCGGTATCGGAGTTGATTAACTGCTGCGACTGTATCCTGGAGGATCCTCTGTTCCTGATGAATACGCAGTTCCGTTTTTTGGGGTATTCTAAAAATCTTGCCGCCGGAGGCAAATATGAAGATACTCTGAATGCAGCGAATGGAGTGATCCCCCTTGAAGGTGCCCAGAATCTGATGGCCATGCCCGATTTCAAAAAACTGGAATCAACGAAAGATGTCTTTCAATATTCCGGTGAAGCACATTTTCTGCACAAAAATATTTACTTCAAGGAGAAATATATCGGGCGTCTTGGCATTCCCTATTCGTCCGATGAGGAAAAGAATGCTTATTACCGTTGCCTTCTTGCCACGATTGCCGAATACGCGGAATTACTGTATTCGCGATGCGGCTCTTTTATTAAGGATGAATATTCTTTAAAGCTGCTTAAAAAAACGATTTCTGGGATTATCTACGACAATGATGCGCAATTTAATAAATTAAAAGAATTATTAGCTGCGAATGATCACCAAAACGATGACACCTATTATTTAATTCAATTCCGTACAAATTTTAACGCAGATAACACGATCTATGCCGATTATATTAGTCCGCAGCTGGAGCATCGATGGCCGGGAACCTGTTGTTTAGAGAATAATTCTTATATCCTGATGCTCTTGAATATTTCCAAATACACCCGGATCATGAGGAAAGATTTTTTTCAGGAAATGGTGGTTTTTTTGAGAGATAGCCTATTGATTGCGGGAATCAGCAGAAAATTTACTGATTTTCTGGACCTCCGGGCGGCTTACCACCAAACAAATATTGCGTTTGAATTAGGCAGAATCAAAAACCCCACCTATTGGTATTTTAAATTTAACGATGTTGCCTTGGATTATTTGCTTAAAAACGGTCTGGGCCGGTTTGATCCCGATCAGGTATGCAGTCAGGTTTTAGTCGTATTACGGCAATATGACCGATCTTATAACACCCGCTACTATCAGACCTTATATGAATATATGGACAAACACTACAATGCAACAGCAGCCGCAAAATCCCTTTATATTGCCCGCAGTTCGTTTCTCAAGAGAATGGAACGAATCGCCGAGCTCACCGGCGTCGACCTGGATAACTGGGCGGAACAACTTTATATCGCCATCTCATTTCAGTTATATGCCATGGTTGATGTCGCCAAGAATGGAGGTTCTCAGATTGGCAACAAATCATAA